A region of the Falco peregrinus isolate bFalPer1 chromosome 19, bFalPer1.pri, whole genome shotgun sequence genome:
CTCAGGCCGCCTGCTTTATTGCTTGGTCGCAGTCTGGCTCACGTGCTGGGGGACAGTGAGGGGTTTTCTGGGCTCTCCCAGCACCGAGTTGTGCTGCAAACCCACACCCCGAGCTCCcttgctcctgcccagcctttTACTGGCCAAGCAGCAGGGATGCTACGCTCCCTTTCGTGGCCAGCAGCATAGTGGCTGTGAGCTTGTTCGCTCGGGGACCCTGTTTTCCCCCCGCAGAGCTCCCACCCGTGCTGGCACCGCTGCCAGTTGCCCAACCTCCGGCCACTCCACGGGGTTGCGTCAAGCACGGTGCCACCCAGCAGTACGTGACCACACACGGCTTCCAGCGAGCCCCTGGCTTGGGCTCCCCGGCATCCACCGCAGGGCTGCCGTTGTTGCCAGCATCTTCATTAGTGGGGGTTTGTCTCGGCAGGAGCGTGCTGTGAACCCGGCGCTCGCCGCCCCAGCAGGATGTGGGATGTcagcacctgctgctctgctgtcaccccccagcctgctctggcGATGGCCCCCTAGCCCCACACCTCCATCCCGAGTCACCGGAGGGATGTGGGTTAGCTGGTTCTTGCTCCTACCTCGCCTTTCCCTATGCTGTGGTGCAGGCTGAGCTCCTGGCGCAGAAGCgctggggggggctggtgcagcccccagctctgcagctccgCTCCTGATCCCTGGGGGCAGCTCGGCTTTGGGGAGGCAGCAACAGGAATTAATGACCCTCGTTCCCAGCTCTTGTCCTCAAAGAAAAGGAGCCGGGGCATCAAAACACGACGCAGCATGATGACACCCTGGAGCCAACGGGAGACCCCACCACAACTGCCAGGGACGTGGCCAAGCTGACGACGTGGCCAACGGCCACCCCAACCCCTCCTTGGACTTGGGACCCCATCACCCAGCTGGTGCCGACGCAAGCAGGCGCCGTGGGGAACAAAACCCGTGAGTcccagagagaaaggaagagacgTGACTTGGGGATGTGTCATCGTCCTGGAGGGTTCTGCAtccccccagggacccccctgGTGCCTGCCCACCTGAGTGGGCAGCTTGCCCATATCTCCTATCTCTTCCCATAGAAAATGCATCGGCTGTTCCCATCAGGTACTGGTCCCCTGGCATCTTTGTGGTGGTCGCTCTGCTCGTGCTCTTCGTCACCTACTGGCGGACCAAGGGGGAAGGTGAGCTCCCCCGCCGGGGCACCAGcgcctccccccttccctcaaCCGTGGGCTCAGTTAGCAGGAAAGGGTGACAGCCACCTTGCAGCCCACATCCTCAAAGCATCGAGAAGTGGCACAAAGAAATCAGTTATTCTGGCACAGCAACATGAGGGGGGTCTGGCTACATGTTGGAGCAGGGcgggcaggatcaggcccttgCCAGAAATCCCTTTGGCCACAGCTTATCTCTGTGGGGAGGGTTCCCCCTTGCTCAGATCTGGCTTGAAAAGTCCAGAGATTTATCTGTTCGCTCCTTTTCTGCTCAGTTTGGCATCTgggtgccagctctgccctttgCCCTGGGGCTTCTCCTGCTCTGTTCTAACGCAAACCTTGGCCTTGGGGTTTTGACCTCCTGTAAATCAAACCCCAAAGCTCAGCAGCTCATCCCTGCCGCTGCCCTCTTCCCAGGAGGTCCTTGCTGGGCTTAtttgcaaagaataaaaaaataagcccCTTTGGCCCCGCTGTAACGCCTGTGTCTGCCCTGGTCCGCAGGGAGCCGGGACCGAGCCGCCTCCGCCAGTGACTCTTCAGGTGAGACGTGGCCAGCCCAAGCCCCGCGGGGCCAGGGCATCCCATCgtcccatccctgccctgctctcgGTGCTGCCATTCACATCCCTGGCTCCTTGCATTGCAGATCTGGGAGCCCTGGACCACGTCCCTAACCACGACACCACCCCGATAATCCCCATCGCTCAGGTGAGCCGGGCTGCTGGGGATCCTCTCACCGGCAACGCGTGAGCTGGAAGGGCTGAGAGGTCCTTGCCAGCCCCAGCACGGCTTTGGGCAACTGCCAGCtcttgcctcagtttccccatccaCCGCAGCCATGTGGCAGAGGGGAGGCGGGTGATGAGGATGCTCAgtgcagctcctccagcagccgcTGCGTTTcttgcaggaggagaggaaggggcTAGAGAAACCCCCAGACCTGGAGCACATCGAAACCACCTTCTGTGAGCCTGACCCCCCACcgccccagctgctgccatcccagGTATCTCACTGAGCCCCAGTACttgaggggggggaggggctgccAGCTGAGCCCCAGTCCGTGCAGGTCCCTGGGGAAGGCTtgtagcccccccccccagtgcctGATTTTGCTTCTCCCCAGCCCGATACCCCCACAGCTGCCAGTGGTCCCTGCTGCTCTGAGGAGCCTGGTGCCGACTGAGGGCTCCTGGGTGACCCCAGCGGCTTCCAGACACCCCCAGGGAGCACGAGGCCACCCCTGATGGGCAGCGTGGGGACCAAGCCAGGATGATGACCAGGGACCACgtggcagctggggggggggggggcacgaaCATCACGTGCCGCCTCAGCCCTTCCTACGGATGCTCGAGCATGTGCCCAAATCCCGGTGGGAATGGGGACCGACATGGGACAGGGACCCGCGTGGGATGTGGTGGCGCGTATGCTGCTACTGCTTGTGCCCCACATTGCAAGGATAGGGGCTTGGGGTGCATGGGCTGGGCATGGCCGAGACAATAAAGCAGGATTTCACCCCAAAACTCCTGGGCTTTCTGTGCCAGGCCCCATGCCCAGCCACACCCATCACTTTTTCCCCCATCTCTTGGAAGGGAGCGGAGGCGGCTGGCGGCCAGCCCACGTGGAGAAGGAGTTATGCTGTTGCTTGCTTATtcatggaaggggaaaaaaaaaccaccaaacaccCACACAGGATTGAAAtaacccccgcccccccctccaccccccgcccccggggccAGCAGCTTGTCAGATGACTGTGAGAACTCATCACAGGTCAAAGATGGGGTGAGGGCTGGAAGCAGGAGCCCCACTGCCTCTGCGGGAATGTCCTCAGGGAAACAAGGAgcctggggggggtggggggtgggtcTGACCCCCAGCATGGCTTGGCAGGGGGGCTAGcaaccccccctccccctccctccacgCATGCACTACAGGGATCCAGCTCCTGGGAACAGCGGTGGTTGCAGTgacctgcctcagtttccccttgctctgctcctcacccccccGGCAAAACACCCCCCCTGCAAAGTGCACGGAGCGAGGCGcagccggggggcggggggcaaaGCTGAGATGGGGGCAGAAAAGGTGCAAAAGCCAAAGGAAACGCTGATGCGGGTTCCCAGTGACTAACCGTTGCTGTTGTTTTGgtggctggggggagcaggctATGGGGTgggggctctgggctggctgtggggtgcaggcGGGTGCTGGGGGACACACGCAGGTGCCGGCACATCCGCTGCCTTGATTGTCACAGTGAGGCGAccgcaggcagcagccccgggGCAGGTGGAGGCTCTGCAACACCCCGGGGAGCTGAGCACGGGGGGGGACCCGTTCCCCCAGCAAAGGGGTTGGGACTCGTCCCCCCGCCGGCAAGGTCTGGGCATCTCTCCAGTCTGCACTGAGGGGAGGtagagcagcagcccctgctgccctctGCTCATCCCAACCCCTTGGCCCCATAAATCCCGACCCCTTGGTCCCCCAACCCCTTGgccccaaaacccccaaactctTGGTCCCCCATCCCCTTGGCCCCCACTGGTTCCAACCCCTTGGCCCCATAAACCCCCAACCCCATGGACCCTTAAACCCCAAACCTGTGGTCCCCCAAACCCATGGTCCCCCAAACCTTTGGCCCCCATGGGTTCCATCACCTTGGCCCCATAAACTCCCAATCCTTGGccccaaaaacccaacctcTTGGCCCCAAACACCCCAAACCCTTGGTCCCCTGAACCCTTGGCCCCCATCAGTTCCAACCCCTTGGTCCCATAAACTCCCAGCCCTTGGTCCTCCAACCCCTTGGCCCCATAAACTCCCAACCCTTGGTCCCCTGAACCCCTGGCCCCCACGGGTTCCATCCCCTTGGCCCCATGAACCCCAACCCTTGGTCCCCCACAGAACACCAGCTTTTGGCCCCATTAGACTCCAAGTCATTTGTCCCAGAAAGCCCAAAGCCTTGGCCCCCACAAGCCCCCACACCTCACAGACCCCAACTCCTTGGCCCCTCAGACCCCAAAACCGTTGgaccccccaaaccccaactCCTTGGCCCTCTAAACCTCAAACCTTTGCCCCTTCAAACCCCAAATCCTTGACCCCTCAAACCTCAAACCCTTCACCCCAGAGCCTCCAAGCCCTTTGTCCCGAAGACCCCAAATCTTTGGCCCTCCAGACCCCAACTCTTTAACCCCTCAAACCCCAACCCCTTGGACCCCTAAACCCCAAACCTTTGCCCCCTCAAACCTCAAATTCTTGGTCTCAACAACCTCCAAATCCTtgaccccccccccaaatcttTGCCTCCTCAGACCTTAAATCCTTGGTGCCCACAACCCCCAAATCCTTGACACCCCCCCAAACCCTTCATCCCATATCCTCCAAGCCCCTTGTCCTCATAGACCCCAAACCCTTGGCCACATAATCCCCAACTCCTTGACCCCACAGACCTTAAACCCATggcccccaccacccccaagcCCTTGTCCTACACTGAGCATCCTCCGAGGGCAGGATGAGTTTCTGTCCAAGTGCTCTCTTGAGGCCGCATCCTGCCAGTGCAGCATCTCCCCTGAGCTGCCCAGGGTACAGGCAGGACCAGAGCTGAGACCTAAACCTGTTGCCTCACCCCAAAGTATCAGGTGCAGGaagacaaaagggaaaaaagaaaaaaaaaaaaaagtcaaaatgggtttattttatatataaaaaaatttgtACAGTTTTAGTTcctctatgaaaaaaaaaaaacaaaaacaaaaaccaaaaaacaacaaccaacgAAACTTCCTACCACTGCCGTAATGCTTCAATCCACTGCAAACTGTAAAAACAagctttttatatattaaaaaacaattttacattttacaatttTCTACACGCATGCACAAGGTCTCGgctctgtggggaaaaaaaaaaaaccaacaaaaaaaacaaccaaccaaaaaaccaacccaaaaatgaatgaaaaatggtTTATTCTTCTTAAAATCCAAGTGGAAaatcccccctccccggctgACCCATCCGCTCATGCTcactgaagtctttttttttgcagtaaaacACCCCAAAATGGGCTCCCAGCGGCAGCTGCACTGATGGAGCGGGGGGGaccgggggtgggtgggtggaacCTGGCTGCTTCGGCCTCACCAGGCTGGAAGATGCAGGGGGCGGCAGGGAGGGTCAGAAACTCCCGATAAATGGAAATTTCCTGGAAATGGGGAAagccagccctgagcagcacGGTGCTCAATGGGGACGGACCCTGCAGGACCCCCTCCAGCATCTCAATTTTGCTACTGGTACTTACTGGGGAAGCCCCCAGCTCCTCTAGGGTGGCACATGTGGCCAGTGTGCCATGGCCCAAGGGGCATCGGtaaccccccgcccccctcctctgcccccaactCCCCCCCCTTTTAGTGCTTAGGACAAAATAACCAATATCAAACCAACCGCACGGCTCCCCGGGATGAAATTTGGCAGCTCCCATGCCCtaacccccgcccccccccccccccccccccccgccccccccccgagaCCCCAACCTGGCACAGTATGGCCGGACGATGGgatctggagggaaaaaaaccatcaaaaaaacccacaaaaatttaaaataaatccatgagGTATTTGTGACCTTAACAAAACCAAGGGAAGGCAAAAGCTTTTGCATCCCCGCCGGCTGGCCAGCCCCCTGCTCGTGGGACCACCACGGGCCACCCATCACCGTGGGACGTTAACTAAGGACCTCATTGAGCCACCAGCCCTCACCACCCTCGCCAGGAACCCCTTGTTTCATTCATCCCACCCCAAGATTGGACCCCGAGAGCCGTTtgaagctgctctgcctgcGACCCCCAGCCACAGCTCCAACCAGCATGTGGAAACCCcatggagatgctgctgggacCAGGCACATGGGTCACCTTGGGAGCAGGGAAACCACTtcaaaaacaccaaacaactTCTGCTTCTCTTAAAAACTGgattttcacttgcttttgttAAGAGTTGAGCGTGGAAACCATCAGCAGAGAGGCGAGGAGGACGTTCCTACAGCCAGGAGCATCGCCGCTCTGGTGTCTTAGATGCGGGGGGAGGTTTTCATAGCAGCCACGGATTGCGGAGGTGTTT
Encoded here:
- the LOC106112212 gene encoding uncharacterized protein LOC106112212 isoform X3 — protein: MDPRGAGLGWLCIAVLCSGAALVLKEKEPGHQNTTQHDDTLEPTGDPTTTARDVAKLTTWPTATPTPPWTWDPITQLVPTQAGAVGNKTQNASAVPIRYWSPGIFVVVALLVLFVTYWRTKGEGSRDRAASASDSSDLGALDHVPNHDTTPIIPIAQEERKGLEKPPDLEHIETTFCEPDPPPPQLLPSQS
- the LOC106112212 gene encoding uncharacterized protein LOC106112212 isoform X2, which translates into the protein MDPRGAGLGWLCIAVLCSGAALVLKEKEPGHQNTTQHDDTLEPTGDPTTTARDVAKLTTWPTATPTPPWTWDPITQLVPTQAGAVGNKTQNASAVPIRYWSPGIFVVVALLVLFVTYWRTKGEGSRDRAASASDSSDLGALDHVPNHDTTPIIPIAQEERKGLEKPPDLEHIETTFCEPDPPPPQLLPSQLTRRSPTAAS
- the LOC106112212 gene encoding uncharacterized protein LOC106112212 isoform X1, yielding MDPRGAGLGWLCIAVLCSGAALVLKEKEPGHQNTTQHDDTLEPTGDPTTTARDVAKLTTWPTATPTPPWTWDPITQLVPTQAGAVGNKTQNASAVPIRYWSPGIFVVVALLVLFVTYWRTKGEGSRDRAASASDSSDLGALDHVPNHDTTPIIPIAQEERKGLEKPPDLEHIETTFCEPDPPPPQLLPSQPDTPTAASGPCCSEEPGAD